In Torulaspora globosa chromosome 1, complete sequence, a genomic segment contains:
- the ENV9 gene encoding Env9p (ancestral locus Anc_8.684), producing the protein MFDPDTLPYYNPAVERKVALITGGNSGIGWYTVLHLYLHGFCVYVCGRNSARVNKAMKGIIAEAKRRAENDPKVYMGSLHYLHIDLADLRSVERAAQTVQRREVKLDVLINNAAVMATPYQVTKDGFEVQLQANYVAHFLLSMRLLPLLQACHGRLIMLSSVGHNLEFIYWALSQDWNYRPNCIFTWLRYAMAKTASIQFVKMMAIKYPDLLCLSVHPGLVMNTNLFSYWTRLPIVGIFFWMLFQIVGFFFGVSSEEGCLATLKCALSPELSREEDNGKYFVTGGREAKPSYIANNLDDAASTWIWTVHQLRDRGYNV; encoded by the coding sequence ATGTTTGACCCTGACACCTTGCCATATTATAACCCTGCTGTGGAAAGGAAAGTAGCGTTGATAACGGGTGGGAACAGCGGCATTGGGTGGTATACGGTTCTACATCTGTATCTACATGGCTTTTGCGTTTATGTTTGCGGGAGGAACTCCGCTAGGGTGAACAAAGCAATGAAAGGCATCATTGCAGAGGCTAAGAGAAGAGCGGAAAATGATCCCAAGGTGTACATGGGCTCACTGCATTACTTGCATATTGATCTTGCAGATTTGCGTAGCGTGGAGAGGGCAGCCCAAACCGTACAAAGGCGGGAAGTGAAGTTGGATGTGTTGATCAACAATGCCGCAGTCATGGCTACGCCCTACCAGGTGACAAAGGATGGGTTTGAAGTTCAACTGCAAGCAAATTACGTGGCACATTTCTTGCTGTCGATGCGACTGCTCCCTCTGCTGCAGGCGTGCCACGGGAGACTGATAATGCTGTCGTCGGTAGGGCATAACTTGGAGTTCATCTACTGGGCGCTCAGTCAGGACTGGAATTACCGACCCAATTGTATCTTCACGTGGCTCCGCTACGCAATGGCGAAAACCGCTTCCATTCAGTTTGTCAAGATGATGGCCATCAAATACCCAGACCTCTTGTGTCTGTCCGTTCACCCAGGTCTTGTAATGAACACCAACCTGTTCAGTTACTGGACTCGGCTGCCGATTGTCGGCATATTTTTCTGGATGCTATTCCAGATCGtcggcttcttcttcgggGTCTCCAGTGAAGAAGGCTGTCTTGCTACTTTGAAGTGTGCTTTATCTCCAGAActttcaagagaagaggaTAATGGCAAGTATTTTGTTACTGGAGGCCGCGAAGCCAAACCAAGCTACATCGCCAACAACCTTGATGACGCCGCTTCCACATGGATATGGACGGTCCACCAGCTCAGGGATCGTGGCTACAACGTCTGA
- the BEM4 gene encoding Bem4p (ancestral locus Anc_8.685), producing MDYESILFGLQPLLNASRIEELPVQDLYLESYLTVLDQLAVSLRSDANRTIVGSNGLLKELVRVLINVLDVWFHKRSDDAAWLKLASELIRCIANSLINDENNRLIFLGDETLKHRNELMDYWVGRLLKMDDCGDDQLISTLQTRTVVLTRNLCLENDAFAKRFAPYIRGPLLSLLARTQHSYLHDSDLAVLGSELLSDFIEIYSNGLSARDLLVLAQFIERVSKTIDNQGKCNVENADDEEDDPSSEIAYNLAQCAEVITKKYDEKKDFYAETQLTSEIQNDLLNALDNFTPKEFPNKLIVMRRITTAIGYISANPSNPNKKERDMCYYILLNSTNGYTLAASLIILSNSIQRRSDVEEITERINLERIIKVGAHLTDPVQFQGYLDILKKLLTLDTAMVLPQQSLQMLSSFLKVCHDQSTYFTDISPLIDNLLKKLLTVIPGSSLQKLLAHNSLLIQVISDRDSVLSCLALDKLLVARNPTPDHITESLWKAAFKFQDTSGSNMQDGNSTVSVFYLFQLAKTCGICLKGASDSERHTLLTNHTDDLLSLLQAAGPLQEATDRASESVTNNVKFAAIMVYKLLNEQGTLTEKQTSLKELAASFLKSSD from the coding sequence ATGGATTACGAGAGTATATTGTTTGGTCTGCAACCGTTGCTGAATGCTTCCAGAATAGAGGAGCTGCCCGTACAAGATCTGTACTTAGAGAGCTATTTGACAGTATTGGATCAATTGGCAGTATCGCTGCGGTCCGATGCAAACAGGACAATTGTCGGCTCAAATGGACTGCTGAAAGAGTTGGTCCGGGTGCTGATCAATGTACTTGACGTGTGGTTCCATAAGCGCAGCGATGACGCTGCTTGGCTCAAATTGGCCTCGGAACTGATTAGATGTATCGCCAATAGTTTGATTAATGATGAGAACAACCGGTTGATATTTTTGGGTGACGAAACCTTGAAGCACAGGAATGAGCTCATGGATTATTGGGTCGGCAGACTGCTCAAAATGGACGACTGTGGCgatgatcaattgatctcGACTTTACAGACAAGAACTGTTGTTCTGACCAGAAATCTGTGTCTTGAGAACGATGCTTTCGCCAAGAGGTTTGCCCCGTATATCAGAGGGCCTTTGCTGAGTTTGCTGGCCAGGACCCAGCATAGCTACCTGCATGATTCTGATTTGGCGGTTTTGGGTTCAGAGCTGCTGAGTGACTTTATTGAAATATACTCCAATGGTCTCTCAGCTAGAGACTTGTTGGTTCTGGCACAATTCATCGAGAGAGTGTCAAAAACGATAGATAACCAGGGGAAGTGCAACGTGGAAAATgccgatgacgaagaagacgatccTAGCTCAGAGATTGCATATAATCTAGCCCAATGCGCTGAGGTGATAACTAAGAAGTAtgacgagaagaaggattTTTATGCAGAGACACAACTCACTTCCGAGATTCAGAACGATTTACTGAACGCACTGGATAATTTTACGCCCAAAGAGTTTCCAAATAAGCTTATCGTCATGAGGAGGATAACCACTGCCATCGGCTATATATCTGCCAATCCATCAAACCCTAACAAGAAAGAGCGAGATATGTGCTATTACATTTTATTGAACTCCACCAATGGTTACACTTTGGCCGCATCTTTGATAATTCTTTCCAACTCCATCCAACGCAGGTCGGACGTCGAGGAAATTACAGAGAGAATCAATCTTGAGCGAATCATCAAAGTGGGAGCTCATCTGACGGATCCGGTGCAGTTTCAAGGATATCTCGATATTCTAAAAAAACTGCTCACTCTGGACACCGCCATGGTCCTGCCACAGCAAAGTTTGCAAATGTTGAGCTCCTTCCTCAAGGTATGCCACGACCAGTCCACCTACTTCACAGATATATCCCCGCTTATAGAcaatctgctgaagaaactgctgaCGGTGATACCCGGTTCCTCCTTACAGAAACTATTGGCACACAATTCTTTGTTGATCCAGGTGATTTCAGATCGTGACAGCGTTCTCTCGTGCCTCGCCTTGGATAAGCTGCTCGTCGCAAGGAATCCAACTCCGGACCACATCACTGAGTCACTATGGAAGGCCGCATTCAAATTCCAGGATACTTCGGGAAGTAACATGCAGGATGGCAACTCAACTGTATCAGTTTTCTACTTATTCCAGCTAGCCAAGACATGCGGAATCTGCTTAAAAGGTGCGAGCGACAGCGAGCGCCACACTCTGCTCACCAATCACACAGATGACCTGTTATCGTTACTCCAAGCTGCTGGTCCATTGCAAGAAGCTACCGACAGAGCCAGTGAGAGTGTGACCAATAATGTAAAATTTGCTGCTATTATGGTTTACAAGCTCTTGAACGAACAGGGGACTCTGACAGAGAAGCAAACCAGCCTAAAAGAACTGGCAGCATCATTCCTCAAGAGCAGTGATTGA
- a CDS encoding uncharacterized protein (ancestral locus Anc_8.686) yields MPLYKSDDTCQLLGPVSIAIQLMMGVAAVAALLVKRNHEHPRRKMIVWMYDVGKQISGALAIHFINLGLSILQRQGPDLVRILQGDDEGSDSECDWYFVNLLLDTTLGIPILWGSLILIEAVLGFLHVTNVESGNYFPKYDDEAPAEKRPMFSAFLKQLLVFIGALALMKLCILLILKYFENAAYWFADLILGWSDKWPNFQVFLIMFVCPILLNCFQYFCVDNIIKLPTYCVNLDNVDNFETDSLGEETLPKSAAAHNYTQSAPKRWDGNSEYGSIL; encoded by the coding sequence ATGCCTCTGTATAAATCCGATGATACTTGTCAGCTGCTGGGTCCGGTGTCGATTGCCATTCAGCTAATGATGGGAGTCGCAGCAGTTGCGGCGCTGCTAGTGAAGAGAAACCATGAACATCCcaggaggaagatgattGTATGGATGTATGACGTTGGTAAGCAGATAAGCGGAGCACTAGCGATCCACTTCATAAACTTGGGACTTAGCATCCTGCAGAGGCAAGGACCAGACCTGGTCCGGATACTGCAAGGCGATGATGAGGGCAGCGACAGCGAATGCGACTGGTACTTTGTGAACCTGCTTCTCGATACCACATTGGGTATACCGATACTGTGGGGTTCGCTGATCCTTATAGAGGCAGTTCTTGGGTTTTTGCATGTTACCAACGTCGAGAGCGGCAACTACTTTCCCAAGTATGATGACGAAGCGCCAGCGGAGAAGAGACCGATGTTTAGTGCGTTCCTGAAACAACTCCTGGTGTTCATTGGCGCTCTCGCGCTCATGAAACTTTGCATTCTCCTCATCTTGAAATACTTCGAGAATGCGGCTTATTGGTTTGCAGACCTGATCCTTGGCTGGTCCGACAAGTGGCCGAATTTTCAAGTGTTTCTTATCATGTTTGTGTGCCCCATACTGCTCAATTGCTTCCAGTACTTTTGCGTCgacaacatcatcaagctgCCCACATACTGTGTTAACCTCGACAATGTTGATAATTTTGAAACAGACTCCCTTGGCGAAGAGACACTTCCAAAAAGCGCCGCAGCTCACAACTACACACAGTCGGCCCCAAAGCGATGGGATGGAAATTCCGAATACGGAAGCATTCTCTGA